A single window of Coffea eugenioides isolate CCC68of chromosome 7, Ceug_1.0, whole genome shotgun sequence DNA harbors:
- the LOC113778095 gene encoding probable nucleolar protein 5-2, with amino-acid sequence MLALFETPAGFALFKVLDEGKLSKVEDLWKEFSTADSARKIVKLKAFSKFENTSEALSAATLLIDSKPSKGLRKFLRAHCEGEALAVADSKLGNAIKEKLQIDCVHNNAVMELMRGVRSQLSELISGLAAQDLSPMSLGLSHSLSRYKLKFSPDKVDTMIIQAIGLLDDIDKELNTYAMRVREWYGWHFPELAKIVQDNILYAKAAKLMGDRSNAAKLDFSEILPEEVETELKEAALISMGTEISDLDLMNIKDLCNQVLSFAEYRAQLYDYLKSRMNTIAPNLTALVGELVGARLIAHGGSLLNLAKQPGSTVQILGAEKALFRALKTKHATPKYGLIYHASLIGQAAPKHKGKISRSLAAKTALAIRYDALGDNPDNTMGLENRLKLEARLRSLEGRELNRAAGSAKGKPKIEVYDKDRKTGAGGLITPGKTYNPAADAVLGPTELSSEREKNEQEKKRKDEEAGDDTPMNGVEKKKKKKKKGTDIEDTHAAEDGVAGPESEVVGKKEKKKKKKHAAEDAELQNENIEAGEKKKKKRKHPEADEEVEAPSEKKEKKKKKKKHDA; translated from the exons ATGCTTGCGCTTTTTGAAACCCCAGCGGGTTTTGCCCTCTTCAAAGTTTTGGACGAAGGCAAACTCTCCAAAGTTGAG GACTTGTGGAAGGAGTTCTCCACTGCTGATTCCGCAAGAAAG ATTGTAAAGCTAAAAGCTTTCTCGAAGTTTGAGAATACCTCGGAGGCATTGTCAGCAGCAACCTTGTTGATTGATAGCAAGCCGAGCAAAGGTCTCCGCAAGTTCTTACGTGCTCATTGCGAAGGTGAAGCTTTAGCTGTGGCTGATTCGAAACTCGGAAATGCAATCAAGGAGAAGCTG CAAATTGACTGTGTTCACAACAATGCTGTTATGGAATTGATGAGAGGTGTGAGAAGTCAATTGTCTGAACTCATTTCTGGTCTAGCTGCACAAGATTTGAGTCCAATGAGCTTGGGTCTGTCCCACAGCCTGTCTAGATACAAGCTAAAGTTCAGCCCTGATAAG GTGGACACAATGATCATTCAGGCTATCGGCCTTTTGGATGATATTGATAAGGAGCTAAACACTTATGCAATGAGAGTTCGAGAGTGGTATGGTTGGCATTTTCCTGAGCTGGCAAAGATTGTACAAGACAACATACTGTATGCGAAGGCAGCAAAATTGATGGGTGACCGTTCAAATGCTGCGAAGCTTGATTTTTCTGAG ATACTCCCCGAAGAAGTTGAAACAGAGCTTAAAGAAGCTGCCTTGATATCCATGGGAACTGAAATTAGTGACCTGGATTTGATGAACATAAAAGATCTGTGCAACCAAGTTCTTTCTTTTGCCGAGTACAGAGCTCAACTGTATGATTATCTAAAGAGCAGGATGAACACTATTGCCCCAAATCTTACTGCTCTTGTTGGAGAACTCGTTGGTGCTCGCCTTATTGCCCATGGAGGTAGCTTGCTCAATCTTGCTAAGCAACCAGGAAGCACAGTGCAGATACTTGGTGCAGAGAAAGCTCTGTTCAGAGCTCTTAAGACAAAGCATGCAACTCCTAAATATGGTCTTATATACCATGCATCTCTGATTGGTCAGGCAGCACCAAAGCACAAGGGTAAAATATCAAGATCTCTTGCCGCTAAAACTGCGTTGGCAATTAGATATGATGCTCTAGGAGATAACCCGGACAATACAATGGGATTGGAGAATCGGTTAAAG CTTGAAGCACGATTGAGGAGTTTAGAAGGCAGAGAATTGAATCGTGCTGCTGGTTCTGCTAAAGGCAAACCAAAGATTGAAGTTTATGACAAGGATCGAAAGACGGGTGCAGGGGGACTGATAACCCCTGGGAAG ACTTACAATCCTGCGGCTGATGCTGTTCTTGGACCAACTGAGTTATCatcagagagagagaaaaatgagcaggaaaaaaagaggaaggatGAAGAAGCAGGTGATGACACTCCTATGAATGGTgtggagaagaaaaagaagaagaagaagaaggggaCTGATATAGAGGATACTCATGCTGCAGAAGATGGTGTTGCTGGACCTGAAAGTGAAGTGGTtggaaagaaggaaaagaagaaaaagaagaaacatgCTGCTGAAGATGCTGAGCTACAGAATGAAAATATTGAAGCgggagagaagaagaaaaagaagagaaagcaCCCTGAAGCAGATGAAGAAGTCGAAGCTCCCAGtgaaaagaaggagaaaaagaagaagaagaagaaacacgATGCATGA
- the LOC113776947 gene encoding zinc finger BED domain-containing protein RICESLEEPER 2-like — MILAHEYPFSMMEHVVFNKFMKAVSPFYKKINRQTVKEDCMSTYTIEKRKLKSLLKGPGRISITTDLWKSGQKIQYMVVTGHFIDSDWVLQKRVLNFCNVPPPHTGVIIADALSKCFIDWGIENKVSSITVDNASYNDVCIRRLREDFSLRKRLSIGGKIFHVRCCAHILNLLVQDGLGQLGGVIDVVREGIKYLNNSESRLIEFAKIKKQLQLPSRKLILDCPTRWNSTYLMLASGLEFKDVFPRYADIDPGFHYVPTDFEWMKVEEVCKFLGIFHEIIDMISGSEYPTSNIFLVELYRIKELLNEKALDPFDHIRAMAGSMSAKFDKYWGESNVLLSLGAILDPRYKMFLINHAFPVIYGEDAAPRFMAEIRDILYELYNEYVDCHVVSHSEQQRQVVKKRQNEGSTSSSKKQKMTAPTVLTGKEKFHMHVSEIDRAPPEKSDLDVYLEESRYACDAKANLDVLGWWKGERLRFPILSRMAADILSVPVTTVASESTFSAGGRVIDDRRASMSVETVQMLLCGNDWIRSLHGLKNKSRESLDVAESITYEEVELPESFND, encoded by the exons ATGATTCTTGCACATGAGTACCCATTTTCTATGATGGAGCATGTAGTTTTCAACAAATTCATGAAAGCAGTTTCTCCGTTTTATAAAAAGATTAATCGGCAGACTGTTAAGGAAGATTGTATGAGTACTTATACAATTGAAAAAAGGAAGCTGAAATCATTGTTGAAAGGTCCTGGTAGGATTAGTATTACAACTGATTTGTGGAAATCTGgtcaaaaaattcaatatatgGTTGTGACTGGTCATTTTATTGATTCTGATTGGGTGCTTCAAAAGCGTGTATTGAATTTTTGCAATGTTCCTCCTCCTCATACTGGAGTTATTATAGCTGATGCTCTAAGTAAGTGCTTCATTGATTGGGGGATTGAGAATAAGGTTTCTAGCATAACTGTTGATAATGCTTCATACAATGATGTGTGCATTAGGAGACTTAGAGAGGATTTTTCTCTAAGAAAAAGATTAAGTATTGGAGGAAAAATTTTTCATGTTAGATGTTGTGCACATATACTTAATCTCTTAGTGCAAGATGGTCTTGGTCAACTTGGTGGTGTGATTGATGTTGTTAGAGAAGGGATAAAATACTTGAACAATTCAGAATCTAGGCTTATTGAATTTGCCAAAATTAAAAAACAGCTTCAGTTGCCCTCTAGAAAACTAATTTTGGACTGTCCAACAAGGTGGAACAGCACTTATTTGATGTTAGCTTCAGGTTTAGAGTTCAAGGATGTCTTTCCAAGATATGCAGACATAGACCCTGGATTTCACTATGTTCCTACTGATTTTGAGTGGATGAAAGTGGAAGAAGTGTGCAAATTTCTAGGAATATTTCATGAAATCATTGATATGATTTCCGGGTCTGAGTATCCAACATCTAACATTTTTCTTGTGGAGCTCTATAGGATTAAAGAGCTTTTAAATGAAAAAGCTCTTGATCCTTTTGACCATATTCGGGCTATGGCTGGAAGTATGTCTGCTAAATTTGATAAGTATTGGGGGGAAAGTAATGTGCTGCTATCTTTGGGTGCAATTTTGGATCCGAGATACAAAATGTTCCTTATTAATCATGCTTTTCCGGTGATTTATGGTGAGGATGCAGCTCCTAGATTCATGGCTGAGATTAGAGACATTCTTTATGAGCTTTACAATGAATATGTTGATTGTCATGTTGTTTCCCATTCTGAACAACAAAGGCAGGTTGTAAAAAAGAGACAAAATGAAGGTTCTACTTCTTCTAGTAAGAAACAGAAAATGACTGCACCCACCGTTTTAACTGGCAAAGAAAAGTTTCACATGCATGTGAGTGAAATTGATAGGGCTCCACCAGAAAAATCAGATTTAGATGTTTATTTAGAGGAAAGTAGGTATGCTTGTGATGCAAAGGCAAATCTGGATGTTTTGGGTTGGTGGAAAGGAGAAAGATTGAGATTTCCCATCTTGTCGAGGATGGCTGCCGATATACTCTCCGTTCCTGTTACCACTGTGGCTTCAGAATCTACCTTCAGTGCTGGAGGGAGAGTAATTGATGATCGAAGAGCTTCTATGTCGGTTGAGACGGTGCAAATGTTGCTTTGCGGCAATGATTGGATCCGCAGTCTCCATGGCCTAAAGAATAAGTCTCGT GAATCACTTGATGTGGCCGAATCAATCACATATGAAGAAGTTGAACTTCCTGAATCATTCAATGACTAA